The proteins below come from a single Rosa rugosa chromosome 2, drRosRugo1.1, whole genome shotgun sequence genomic window:
- the LOC133729861 gene encoding glucose-6-phosphate/phosphate translocator 1, chloroplastic-like, with amino-acid sequence MISSVRLRTPTFTSAQFSNQKCCLGKIEYCSLPNIQNAKQSILCSSKPLHISSAESFALVAKTQKRGSTRCDVYEADRSRPIEINIDLPDQQARKETAQTLKISLYFATWWALNVVFNIYNKKVLNAFPFPWLTSTLSLATGSLMMLISWAVGIAEAPKTDMDFWKTLFPVAVAHSIGHVAATVSMSKVAVSFTHIIKSGEPAFSVLVSRFLLGETFPSSVYLSLLPIIGGCALAAVTEINFNMIGFMGAMISNLAFVFRNIFSKKGMKGKSVSGMNYYACLSMLSLLILIPFAIAVEGPQLWAAGWKTALAQIGPNFIWWLAAQSIFYHLYNQVSYMSLDQISPLTFSIGNTMKRISVIVSSIIIFRTPVQPVNCLGAGIAILGTFLYSQGNKGSKK; translated from the exons ATGATCTCTTCAGTTAGGCTCAGAACCCCAACTTTCACGTCGGCACAGTTCTCGAACCAGAAGTGTTGTTTGGGAAAGATAGAGTATTGTTCCCTCCCTAATATTCAGAATGCGAAACAGAGCATCCTCTGTTCCTCCAAGCCGCTTCACATTTCTTCAGCCGAGAGTTTTGCATTGGTGGCCAAGACCCAGAAGCGCGGTTCGACAAGGTGTGATGTCTATGAGGCAGACAGATCACGCCCGATTGAGATCAACATCGACCTACCGGACCAGCAGGCTCGGAAGGAGACAGCTCAGACTCTCAAGATTAGTCTTTACTTTGCGACCTGGTGGGCTTTGAATGTTGTGTTCAATATATACAACAAGAAGGTTTTGAATGCGTTCCCATTTCCATGGCTCACATCCACGTTGTCACTCGCAACTGGGTCTCTGATGATGCTCATTTCTTGGGCCGTTGGGATTGCTGAAGCCCCCAAAACAGATATGGACTTCTGGAAGACATTGTTTCCG GTTGCCGTGGCACATTCAATTGGTCATGTAGCAGCGACTGTGAGTATGTCAAAGGTTGCAGTTTCATTCACGCATATCATCAAGAGTGGTGAACCTGCTTTCAGTGTTTTGGTTTCAAGGTTCTTGTTAGGCGAAACGTTTCCCAGTTCGGTTTACCTCTCACTGTTGCCAATTATCGGAGGGTGTGCGCTTGCTGCTGTAACCGAGATCAATTTCAACATGATTG GGTTTATGGGTGCTATGATATCGAATCTGGCATTCGTGTTCCGAAACATCTTTTCGAAGAAAGGGATGAAGGGGAAGTCTGTCAGTGGCATGAACTACTATGCTTGTCTGTCTATGTTGTCTCTATTGATCCTGATTCCGTTTGCCATTGCCGTCGAGGGTCCCCAGTTATGGGCAGCTGGATGGAAGACAGCTCTTGCACAGATTGGTCCCAATTTCATATG GTGGCTGGCAGCTCAGAGTATCTTCTATCACTTGTATAATCAGGTTTCATACATGTCACTCGATCAGATTTCTCCCTTAACATTCAGCATCGGGAACACAATGAAGCGTATATCCGTCATAGTTTCCTCCATTATCATTTTCCGCACCCCTGTTCAACCGGTCAATTGCCTTGGAGCAGGCATTGCAATCCTTGGCACCTTCCTCTACTCACAG GGCAACAAGGGCAGCAAGAAGTAA